The DNA sequence AACATGGGCAGTTTAACATTATTTgaataatttacaacaaaatatAACATAAGTGTCCTTGTCtctaaaaccatgtttttgctTTATATGTCATAGGGAAATTGGATGAGCTTTGTGATGAACtatttgatataattttttaGGCTTGTATTTCAGAATGAAACTGGATAATTTTAATAATGATTTGATTCTCACAAGGTTTTTGGAATGTTTGTGAAGAATTGTAGGTGATTTGAGGCCTTGAAGGATAAACTTGAAGCGCCAAATGAAGGACATGAAATGAAGGTTGCCTTCAAAGCAACCTTTGAATTAAGATGTCCTTTGACGATGCATGATGACGTGGCAGCCGAGATATACTGTACAGCCTTCCTAGGATGTGTCCTCGGGTTTtagaaacacaaaatttaattAAAGTGCTTAACTAATAATGAAATGTTCATTTTTATATCCTTGACAAGTGTTAACTGGTTTAAAAACTGTTTGACAGTTTGCAGAGGACTGTTGTGGAACTAAAGGATGCAAAAGGGTTGGTGCAGATACCAACAGAAATGCTTCCTACTGTATGTTGGATTACTTCAGTGGACTATAGTGCATTTCAGAGACTTGGGACTTTATATCTCCATTGATTAGTTGGACATTCTTCAGACTGGTCACGTGTCTACAACATGCAGATAAGACCTTTTCGTTTTAggtagtttatttttatttgctgTTTACCTGTTATGGTTTTGTTCTTATGTTTTCTTTATATTGCAATTTTCTGGATAATTATTGATTTATTACCTTGAGTATTCAGATTTACCAAATAGGCTATTGTGTGGGtattctttatatttttaagtttaagggtgatttaatgatttttaaaagttatttaGATATAGTTGTGATCAAACGTTTACATACACATTGCAGAATCTGATAatatttaaagagatagttcactgaattttttttattttactcacCAATCAAGGCCAATCAAGATGTAGCTGACATTTTCATCAGTAGAACAGTAATACAGATTTTTATATGGCTAGTAGAGATGCATGGCATTCTTTTATGCAGCTTTTCCATCTTTTTAAAGCTTAAGATGAGGCTGTTACAATCCACTAACAATGTAAATACAGTAGAACAACAAAATGACACTGTCATTTTCATCAGAACTTCATGAGGGTGAATTAAAACTGAATAAACTTTCATTTGTGGTTTTACTATATTTTGGTAAATTATACTGCTATGCATAAAATTTGATCATTAAACAGCAAACATATTTCTGGTAATCTTACAGGTCTCCTCAGTGGCAGCATCTGGGAAGCAAGGATAAGGAAAAGATGGGGCTTATTGTCAGAGATGTGGGAGAGTTTTGGtaattttacttaatttttgTCAATGTCAATTTTCATATATTTCATTTTGGAAATGTAGTAACGATTTCATATCTTGAGCAACATTTTTACTGTTCATCATGGAACCTGGTTTTATTGTCTCTCAGGATGGAATTTGAAGACTTCTGCAGTTACTTCACAGATATGGTGGTATGCAGATTGCCAGAAAATTCCTTTCTCTGGCCCCAGACTTACTGGAGGGAGGTTCGATGCATGGGGGAATGGACTTACACACCTGTAATCTCACCCACacaatccacacatctgaacatTAAGGCCCAGAAGCCCTCCACAGGGCTTGAGTGGTCCAAACAAATGCCAACTCAGAGAAGAGAACAAAGTAAGCAACATTTAAGTGAAAGACAAAAGGAGGAACACTTTCAAGaagaaaaatggaaaaaaatcgaAAATCAAGATGTCAAGGCAAGTACGGTAAGGAGAGGACACAGACCCTTAAACGCGGAGTGTATGAAAAAAACAGGAGTAGGTGAGGGAAGATGGGAGAGACAAACGGACAAAAGAAGTCGATGTGGAGGGTGTATCAATCACAGAGATACGTTTCTACACAACCCCCAGGTAAAGCATTCCTAGAAAAGTCTGGTAAATACATTCTAACATGGGCATCAGTGGTTGAATTGTTCAAGAGGGATTGTATGGTCAACTCCCAACAAACATAAACCAAGACAgctaactatagacccaatattGTCCGGCTATAACTTGGAGATGTactatgtaagcaataaggtacgagaggctgtgctgtatcgtgaataagtaacggctgaagggcgtttcgcggagtgcctgcaaccccttcagctgttacttattcacgatacagcacttacctcaagtaccttattgcttttataaaacggttaccacacaatattaaagtaaaatattagtgcaactttcatgaagttaaatcaataaaaacattccttccgctagaaaaaattgTCCCTGACcatgaacaaaaatgtgttccAATGTGCAATATGCATGAAacctcaaataaaaacaacaaaccgatgcgtgtggttgctaagggcgttgctaagggcgcagtcaTAGTCGTGTTTTatcatgaataaagcacacctattgacctatcagaatcaaggattggaactaaccgttttataaattccatcatgtaagcaaagtcaacaggtgctcaaggtgtttgctttcatttctttgaCATTTTCTAAGCATACGCATCTATGGGCTATGATTAGACGTCCCacattttgccttgttttagccaaaattgcttgctgggctGTTATTCCTGGGGAGAGGTTTCCGGTAGTGAAAATCTTATACAATATCAAAATCTGTCTACGTTGATTATTTTGTATTATCAAACTATAAGATTTATGAAATGAAGTTTGATCTATCAAAACATAATACATGCAGTTTGTAAAGATCTCTTATGCTGTCTAAGGGGCCGTTCAAAATGCTAGACGCTgcattctgaaaaaaaaaactggcaCCGCATACGCGCTgcgactaggggtgtaacgattaaccgtgTAAACGCacattttctcaatgaatgaatttgattgaattacggtgaaatcccggcacatagGAACGCTCTCATGCaaaaactccctttgtgccacagaagaagtagcattgcAAACAGTAtcccaggaaatgtctacaggaatatttatatcgcttttcttcaaattgtttcaggtattttcacgataataaagaatattttgaatgatttttatttaacaagtgtttttttaaatccactttataaacgactccgcctcataatgattttagattgataaggacttcctaccgaccaaatgccgtagtacacacacaagctgtgcatgaaacacacaATCGCACCCTTgcaattcagaatcgatttcagacaggcatttttaatgggacacacaattaatcgttacatccctagtcGCAACGACGCTTCCATTATGAGTGTGCATGCCTTgcacctacatttgaaataacaaacttgagTGCGCAAAAGACAAGAAATGTGAATGGCCCCTTAGGCTGCATTTATTTAACCCTTTTAACATGAGTTTTGAATAACATAACTGACTCTCCAGATATGAGTTTTAATTGCACAAAATGGAAGCGGAAAGCACTTTTAACACTATACTGTATATCGATCAGGATACCTGTTAAAACAAAGCTGgtataacatttataatctCTGCTAATAGTTGGTGGCAGTAAGTCCATTATTCAAGTGCAAACCTCAGTTCAACAGAAATGTGGATGGCAAACCTGAATTTTCAGCATCACTGTTCCAGTCTTTAATGTCACATGATCCTACAGAAATCCATATTTGAGGGGCTTAGTTGCAAAAGCCGCAAAATGCCACCACTGTCAAACATGAGATGATGAAATTGACTAAATGGTCTTAGCATGTATTATGTGTTCATCAAAAACCTTCGCTTCAAATCCCCTTAATCTCCATCTCAAGCAATTTAGAAATACCGCTTTGTTGACAGAATCCGCTAAATGCCACATTGAtatttcagcaaagtcctctaagtgcacagaaGATAAACTATGTCTAGATAATTTTGAGTGTAAATGTTCGTTTAAGCAAACAAAGATGTGAAAGAGATCAATTCTGTTTGCGTGCAGATCTTGCATTTTTCTTTTATCTCAATCTTTTTTTCTAGTTTATGTTTGACGTTGGTGGAGATGGGGATGAGGTGTTAATATCTCTGCAGCAGGAGGACAGGAGGATGAAAAGGAAGGAGGGAAGAGGGGAGAACCTACCAATTGGCTTTGAGGTTCTAAGGGTGAGTGACTGAGTAACTAGTAGGCAGGCAACCAGTCAAACTGCACAATAGAATAATCAATACAGTTTTGGTAGCGTTAGAGAAAGCTTACTTGATGGCTTCTGAGTTCTTATCTTTGTTGAATAtatatttcaattttattttaaccatttttttttgtatactaattattattattatttccttGGTGAAACATTTTGGGTTTTACTTAGAAGGTGAAAGAGAGAATAAAAATTTACTTTAGACCTGAATTTTGAATTGAATGGTCAACTTTTCAGGTGGAGGCAAATCGTGTGTTGCGGGTTCAGTGTTTATGTGAGCAGGCTGCTAGCTCAGTGTATATGGACTCTCGTAGTGTCACACTGCGTGTAGCCCTTGGTCCTGGTCGGTACGTCATCCTCCCCACCACATTCCAGCCTGGAGACACTGGACAGTTCCTCTTGCGTTTTTTCTCACACTCACATGTCTGGCTTAGGTAAATATATCTGGTATATACCATGTCAAAGGCCTATTGCAACCTCTGTCTTAACCTCTGCCTCATCTctgttttgttttctctttctgtcaTCTTTATGCAGAGAGTTGAAGGAAGAACTGCCTGCTCCTTCATTGTGGCAGTGTTGTATTCCAGAGCCCAGTGCTGTTACTACAGTCCACTTGCTTAAGGCCTCTGGCCTCAGCAAACCCAAGCAAACAGGTTGAATGTCATCATCTGATGAGTTGCATTCAGCCAATCAAACAGATTCAGCAATGTTTTTCACTTAAATGGGGAACTATACAGTACCATTAAAAAGTATAGAAACACTTTATAGAAATGTTTCTTATgatcttaaacattttttatctgAAGgtgaatgtttaaatgtttaaagacaAAAGTATTAGACAAGGTTATAGCGGTACCAACATAATTTCTTTCATTATTttccctttaaattaatatagcTCTTGCATTCTTTCTGGTATTCAACTATGATCTTtccttttatatatattttagcatCTGATGTGTATGCTATCATCCGGTGTGAAGAGGACTCTGTCAAGACTcaaattttcacaaaagatgGAAGCCCTGAATTTAACACCAAGGCCATCTTTTACAGCAgaaatcctaaatccaaaatctTCATTGAGGTTAGAGGCTACTGCTTGTTTTTAAACTGTTGCCTGACTTTCTTTTATTCTTATATTAATATGAAAATTTTCaaatgtagaaagtgaactAAATACAGAGTAGTGTTGATTTTTATATACAGTTGTGTTGAAAAAAtagcaatatattaataaaagtaaaaaagtgcagaaatgaatTTTATAtccttatttcaaatgtattgaaAACACTCCATTACCTCAATTCTTTTTGTCTGGAACTAATATTTTGCCTTCTTGCTTGTGTGCTTACAgttgttgtcttgttgaaacactCATTTTAGGGTTATTTCCTCTTCGGCAAAAAGCAACATAATCTCATCAAGTATTCTGATGTATTCAAAGTAATCCATGTTCCCTTGTATACGATAGGCCCAACACGGTGTGAAAAATATCCCAATACCTTGATTTTTGCACCACCATGTTTAACCGTCTTTACAGTGTACtgtgtggcttgaattcagtaCCCAGGGGTCACTGGGGTACTGTCGATAACCACTAGACCCGAAAAGGAACATTTTAGTCTCAtgaagtcacaaaatcttacaGCATTTTTCTTTTGGCCAGTTGATGTGATTCTCCACATGCTTTTTCCAACACTAAAGCTTTACGGGGGCTTCTTGCAAATAGCTTATCTTCAATCGGACGTCCTTtgactgtcacagtacttacagatACTTTTAGGGTCATCTTTGATCTTTCAAGAGGTGATGAAAGACTGAATCTTTGCCATCCTGACTATTCTTCCATCTGTTTTAACAGTAGTTGCTTTTTTCCATGTGCTTTGGGTTTTTGTTGCTACTTTAAAGCAtttgagatcattttagctgagaATTCTAAACTTTGCTGCATTTCTTTATATGTTTCCTCTCTCAAATTAAGGTTTTAATCAAATTATGAGCAATGCTTGGAACGGCCTAGAAACTCAGCAAGagatatattttataacaatgGGTAAAACATTTGCTTCCCCTCTTtcttaaagagccagtaagatgccaaTTTTTAGTGTCccatcactgtttataagtcccgggcaacaggtttaaatacatgcaaggtcaaaaacactgtaattttctcaaaatataaatgtaaaattacccaatttctcagagatccccaaatgATTCatgtgaagccgttcaacgactcagtctgcctaaaccccacctttccgtagcctactctgctctgattggtcaactgacggAATCTCCGCACAAACCACAGATctgtggcacagaccaacaatagtgcaacatgtattgacctagtgctaacatgattgaCTGAGAAGACATAATCGACATTATTACACATCATTTATCATTATTCCAAATAATAAAAACGAcaatagaaactaacattttacgctcatttaaacatttatgtaaactaaccgggtcttAGCAAAACCATAAGTGAGCATGCATTAGCCGCTTGCCTAACAGGACTCTTTGACAGtgtattaagagtttaaacaactaCTTTGTTAATTATTAATCCAAGCATAAAAAtgacgatagaaactaacattttacactcatttaagcatttatgtaagctaaccgggtcatagcaaaaccgtaagagAGCATGcattagccgcttgctaacgtgactctctgacagtatattaaaagtttaaaaaacaacatcaatacacatcattcatcattaattcaagttataaaaacgacgacagacataaacatttttacactaatttaggcaagtatgtagctataatcatacttacaggttgtggttaggcgacgcatgttgttccaaataaagtgggtactgaaccatctttcattgccaaatgtctagtaaatccctccgtgaaaaagtaattttaaccactgatttttCACAGCCAAACATCTAGTACAGGGGTTGGCAacaggcggccc is a window from the Misgurnus anguillicaudatus chromosome 21, ASM2758022v2, whole genome shotgun sequence genome containing:
- the LOC129438951 gene encoding calpain-5 translates to MPEKMCKFQGQCYHKLKRACLKRGTLFKDPYFPSSTESLFYKRAPPPGLTWKRPRELCKDPRLFVDGISTRDLHQGSLGNCWMVAATSCLASEPSLWKKVIPDHAEQEWNPKRPDLYAGIFHFCFWRLGQWTDVVVDDRLPVGEDGTLLFCRSATPREFWSALLEKAYAKLNGCYEALEGGNTAEALVDFTGGVSEPLSLDQEELMQHADKRKMLFQTLAYAHNHKSLITCSIRPAEGEQVESVLDCGLIKGHAYGVTAFRKLRTSENLQIMCDTPHIFMVRMRNPWGTTDWTGAWSIGSPQWQHLGSKDKEKMGLIVRDVGEFWMEFEDFCSYFTDMVVCRLPENSFLWPQTYWREVRCMGEWTYTPVISPTQSTHLNIKAQKPSTGLEWSKQMPTQRREQSKQHLSERQKEEHFQEEKWKKIENQDVKASTVRRGHRPLNAECMKKTGVGEGRWERQTDKRSRCGGCINHRDTFLHNPQFMFDVGGDGDEVLISLQQEDRRMKRKEGRGENLPIGFEVLRVEANRVLRVQCLCEQAASSVYMDSRSVTLRVALGPGRYVILPTTFQPGDTGQFLLRFFSHSHVWLRELKEELPAPSLWQCCIPEPSAVTTVHLLKASGLSKPKQTASDVYAIIRCEEDSVKTQIFTKDGSPEFNTKAIFYSRNPKSKIFIELWRKGLLWDSFLGGAQFQTGRNERGRNRVIDLQGGQSQGSVFVETSSSQCLTDL